From the genome of Carnobacterium viridans:
ATTATTGCAGGAACTTTAATTAAGCCGTCTTTTTCTTCTTTAACATTTTTAAATAACAATTCGCGATCAGTTCCTGGAACGGCTTTGTCTTCACGCATAACGTTGTACGTACGCAAGCCATGAACCATTACGGGCACATTTTCAGTATCTAACTCATCTAATTGTTCTACCATATGCATAATAGCATCCATTTGTTCTGTGAAATGGGTAATACTTTTATCACTAATTTCTAGTTTTGCTAATTTTGCGACGTGTTTTACGTCCTCTTCAGTAATAGCCATCGGTTTGTTCACTCGCTTTCTTTGAATAGATTATCTTAGTTCAAACTCCTTTACTATCATACCATAAACCACTTATATGCTGTACGTAGAATTTACTTTGGCTAAAAATAAATGAAAGACTTTCCCTTTGGTTTTCTTGATAACTACAAAATGGGACAAACTCTTGGTAAACCGACTCCTGTTTGTCCCGGAATCACGAAAACGGGACAAACTCTTGGTAAATCAGCTCTTGTTTGTCCCATAATCACGCAAATGGGACAAACTTTTGGTAAACCGACTCCTATTTGTCCCATAATCACACAAATGGGACAAACTCTTGGTAAATCAGCTCTTGTTTGTCCCATAAAGTGACTAATGTAAGAATATGTGCTAATCCATTCACTTAATGCTACTATTTTTGATATGATAGCTTTGAGGTGGATAAATTGAAAATAACCATTCGAAAAAGAACATTAGGAACCATACCGTTACTGGAAGTCGTACCAAGGAAACAGCGAAATGATCTATTGCCATTGATCATTTATTATCATGGCTGGCAATCATCAAAAGAATTGAATTTGACACAAGCTCGTTACTTAGCACATCAAGGATTTCGTGTATTACTGCCCGATGCCGTAAATCACGGAGAACGCAAACAGCCGATTTCAAAAATTCCTTCCTTGACCTTTTGGCAGAGTATTCACTCGAATCTATTTGAATTTGGTTTCATCATTGATTATTTCCGTAAGATTGGGTTCGTTAATGACGTGATTGGGATTGGGGGAACATCCATGGGTGGAATCACGACCTGTGCCCTATTGACCCATCACCCCGAAATCAAAGCAGCAGCTTGTTTGATGGGATCGCCCAAATTACTAGCCTATCAAGAACGTATTGTAGAACATGCCAAAAGATTAAACCGATACTTGCCACAAGACTATGATGAATTATTGAATTGGATTCCAAATTACGATCTGTCGTTACACCCAGAGACACTACAAGGTCGGCCATTATTTCTTTGGCATGGAAAACAAGACCAGATCGTACCTTATCAACACGCTGCTGATTTTGCTGAAGAACAAAAGGAACTGTCCAATATTTATTTTACGGACGAAGACGAAGTTCATCTGGTGAAGACAAGCACTATGAGAGAAGTCACAACATTTTTTGTGAACGAACTAATGTAAAAAAAATGTGTGAATAGTTACTAGCACGAAAACTGTTGTAATAAATTTTTCTAAAAATAATAAAAACCTTCCAAAAATCTGGAAGGTTTTTATTTTATTGTTTATTCATTCATGTGGATTCGACTGACTCTCTTAAAATCACTATAGAGATGAATTTCTTCTCGCGGCCTTAGCCTCTTGCGGGAATTCCCTATTTTTCTACGGAGCTAAGCGGGACACTCCACATCCTTTTTTAGTTGAGCTGTGTTCGACAGGCTCTCGGAAAAAACGTAATCTCTACGAGGATGAAACATCCTCTGCGATATTCCTTGTTTTTCTATCGATCCTAAACGTCGAACTCCGCATCCTCGCATCCTAATCAAATACGTGGGTATAGAATTCGGTTTCGCCTGATTTTCGAGATAAAAATGCTTCCGTACCGTTTACTGATTTTATCGTAATTTCTATTGGTATATTGGGTAATAGATACGAAGAGGCTTTTTCAGCGACATTTTGGGTAAACGCAATGATCTCACTTTCTCCATAAAATTGTGTATTGATGGCTACTTTCATATTCACAATTTGGTCATCCGTATAAAGTGCTTCAGCTGTGACACCACTTAAGTTTGGAAAGAAATTTTCAATTTCTGATTTGAAATTTTCAAAGCTGGACAGCTCCGTACTTTCTTCTCCACTAGTTGGAAAAATCACTTTCTTTTGATTGATAGACTTCCAATCCTGTACTGTAGTTGCCCCATCTTGGCTTATTGTTTCTGAAATATATACTCCGCCAGCTAAATTATCTTTTGTAGATTGTTCAAAGATACCGACAACGATTGGAATATCCCCAACACCTTCCGTTTCCCGTAAGCGTTGCACAATCTTATCAGCCATTTTTTTTCCTTCTGCTAATAATTCTTCTCGCGAAATTTTTGTTTCATATTCTGCACCGAACTCTTTTTGTGTGTAATAATCTACCGTATTCATTGCTAAACCGATAGAAATCCCACCTAGTGTGAATCCATCCCCATCCTTTACCATATAATTCTGTTCCAACAATGAATCTAAATAAATGGGATTTCGCTCATTCGGTTCAAGTTTTCCATTGTCTTCTGGGTTTAAGCCTTCTGGATTCTTTTCAGTCGCGCGGGCTAACCATTTACTAGTGGTTTCAGCATCAATGTATTGACCTTCTTGAAAGTAATAAGAATCTGGTGAAAAATGGCTTTGTGATAAATCCATTAATCCAGTCTCAAATGCCTTTAAGTTTACATTTGAGTTTAAACCTAATGTTATCCCTCTGTTTAAACTGGTTTTGTAAGTTCCATCCGTAATGATTGCACTGTAATAATCGCCTGATAATTGGCTTGTTGTTTCAGTTTCTTCACCAACAGACTCTGTTTCTTTTATATCCGGATCTTTTGTTTGGCAGGCACTTAAAAGAAATACACAGGCAGCCATTAAGGCAATTGCTTTTTTGTTCATTTACTTATTCCTCTCCTTCTAATGTTTCCAACAACTGATCTTCATCCCAGACAAGAATATTTAACGATTCAGCTTTTGTCAACTTACTGCCGGCTTCTTCACCCGCAACAACCAAATCCGTTTTCTTAGAGACACTCCCAGTTACATTTCCTCCAAGATTTTCAATGCGTTCTTTGGCTTCTTCTCGAGTAAAATGTGTTAATTTCCCTGTCAAGACAATCGTTTTTCCATTAAAATAAGAATCGACTGTCGCGACTTCTTCTTTTTTCTTTCCCAAATAAGTCATGTTGACCCGGCTATTTTTCAATTCCTGAATCAGCTCGTTTACTTCTGGTAGGCTGAAATACGCGACGACACTTTCAGCGATAATTTCTCCAATACCCTCAATTGAAATAATCATGTCTTTTTTCGCTTGCTGTACAGCTTCCATTGTTTCAAAGCGTTCTGCAATTAATTTAGCCGCTTTTGCTCCTACATGACGAATGCCTAATCCAAAGAGCAGTCTTTCTAATGAATTGCTGCGACTTGCATCAATAGCATTTAGTAGATTATTAGCTGATTTTTCTTTGATTTTATCTAACGTAACCAGTTGGTCAAACGTTAATGTATAAAGGTCTGCTACATCGTGAACCATATCTTTTTCAAACATTTGCATTAATACTCTAATGCCTAAGCCGTCAATATTCATCGCGTTACGAGAAACAAAATGAGATAAGCCTTCCGTAATTTGAGCTGGACACTTGGGATTCATGCAGCGCAAAGCTACTTCTTCTTCCAAATGAATCAAATCACTGTCACAAGCCGGACAGTGTGTCGGAATCAAATAAGGTTGGCTGTCTTCAGGTCGTTCATCCAAAATGACGCGAGTGACTTCTGGAATAATATCTCCTGCTTTATGAACGACTACAGTATCCAATAAACGGATGTCCCGTTCGTGGATCAAATCTTCATTATGCAGACTTGCTCGCTGAACCGTCGTGCCCGCTAATTGGACAGGATCCATAATAGCTGTTGGCGTCACGACTCCCGTTCGGCCGACTGACCATTCGATATCACGAATTACTGTATGAGCTTCTTCTGCCGGAAACTTATAGGCAATCGCCCATCTAGGAGCTTTAACGGTAAAACCAACTTCTTCTTGAACTGCAAACTCATTTATCTTGATTACGATGCCATCGATTTCATAAGGCAAAGCCGTTCTTTTTTCTTGAAATTCTTGAGTATATGCCCATACTTCTTCAATTGTTTGGAACACTTTGCGGTCATGATTGGTTCGCAGTCCCAATTCATCTAATTGGTGCAATGCGTCTTCTTGGCTTACAGCTGTTAATTCACCAAAATCGCCAATCGTATATAAAAAGGTATTTAAATTTCGTTTAGCTGTCACTTTTGGATCTAAATTACGCAATCCGCCAGCTGCTGCGTTCCTTGGGTTTGCAAAAATCGCTTCTCCATTTTCTTCGCGTTCTTGGTTCAATTTAATAAAGGAATCTTTGGGCATGTAGCATTCTCCACGTACTTCAATAGAATAAGGATTTTTTAAGCGCAACGGAACCGACTTAACGGTACGAATATTTTGAGTCACGTTCTCACCCACGGTTCCATCACCACGTGTAGCAGCACGAACCAGCTTCCCGTTTTCATACTTTAACGATACGGCTAAACCATCAATTTTCAGCTCACAAATGTAGCTAAATGGTTGATCCGTTATTTTTTTGATACGGCGATCAAAATCAAGTAGGTCCCCTTCGTTAAATGCATTTCCAAGACTTAACATAGGTACTTCATGAACCACTTTTTCAAAACCAGGCAGAATTGTTCCTCCAATACGTTGTGTAGGAGAATCATTACTGATTAAGTCCGGAAATGCTTCTTCCAAAGCAACTAATTCATGGTATAACTTATCATAATCCGTGTCGGGTATCGATGGCGCATCCTTCACATAATATTCATAGCTGTATTTATCTAATAACGACCGCAAATCGAATACCCGTTGTTTTGCAGATTCAAAATCTTGTGTGGACATACCCTTAATTCCTTTCGTACTTTAGATTTTATGAGAAAATAGTAATGATTATTTAGTGTTATTGCGTGTCTATACAGGAAGTTCCGCATCCTGTAGTTGAGTTTCGCACACCAGACTTTCGGAAAAAACGTAAACTCTACAAGGATGGAACATCCTCTGCGAGTTTCCTTGTTTTTCTGTCAAGTCTAAGCGGTGTGCTACACATCCTGTAGTTGAGCTACGAGCCCCAGACACTGTGTAAAAAAAGATGAATCCCGCCGAAGATGAGACATCTTCTCTGTGATTCCCTGTTTTTACTGTGTGTCTTTCAGGGGCTCTACGCATCCTGTAGTTGAGCTACGAGCCCCAGACACTGTGTAAAAAAAGATGAATCCCGCCGAAGATGAGACATCTTCTCTGTGATTCCCTGTTTTTACTGTGTGTCTTTCAGGGGCTCTACGCATCCTGTAGTTGAGCTACGAGCCCCAGACACTGTGTAAAAAAAGATGAATCCCGCCGAAGATGAGACATCTTCTCTGTGATTCCCTGTTTTTACTGTGTGTCTTTCAGGGGCTCTACGCATCCTGTAAGTTGAGCTGCACTTCCCAGACACTGGGCTATTTCAAAAATTGACGCAATGCGCGGGATGCTCTTGCTTTCATTTCCTGAAAATCGCTGTGCGCCTAGACGAGAAGTTACGCATCCTGTTTTAATTGGGCTGCAAACGACAGCCTCTCGGAAAAAACAGAATCTCTGCGAGGATGAAACATCCTCTGCGAAATTCTTTGTTTTTCTGTCGAGCCTAAGCGTCGTTTTCCGCACCTTGTTTTTCTATTGGTGCAAATGCTGCTAGGAGGCGTTTGATGCCTTGTTCTTTAAAGGCTATATCGAGTTGGAGGTCATTGGCTGCGCCGGTAACTTTGACTACTGTACCGACACCCCATTTTTTATGAACAGCTTTATCTCCAACATTCCATGCTAATTTATCAGCTCCGCTTGACGTTTTGCTGGCTACTGGTGCTTTGTATACTTGACTAGTAGCTCGAGTCGCTTGATTGCGTTGCATAGAACTGGCTGTGGAACGGCTAAATGGTGTATTTAGAGTCTGTTGATTTCCTAATTCTAAGACTTCATCCGTGATTTCATTGATAAAGCGAGAAGCTGAATTGCTTTGTGTACGGCCATATAAAACTCGTGAATAAGCATTTGTAATGTATAGTTTTTTTTCTGCTCGTGTTATCCCAACATAAGCCAGGCGACGTTCTTCTTCTAGTTGGTCTTCTTCCATCATTGAACGAGACAACGGGAAGATGCCTTCTTCCAGACCAATCAAGAAAACGATTGGAAATTCTAATCCTTTTGCTGCATGAAGCGTCATTAAAGTTACTTCGCTTTGAGGTTCTTCTTCCAAATTATCCAAATCAGAAACCAATGCCAAATCTGTTAAGAATGTCAGCAATGTTTTGTCTTCCGTATTTTCTTTTTCAAATTGTTGGGTTACGGTCAAGAACTCTTGAATATTTTCTAAGCGCGTTTCAGATTCAAGTGTCCGTTCTAATTCTAGTGCCTTTTGGTAACCACTACGTTTTAATACTTCTTCCACTAATTCCGTAACAGGTACATATTCTTGCATTTGGCGCAGATCTTTCATCATGAATCCAAATCCTTCAAGTTCATTAGCCGCTTTTCCAGTTATCGGTGTAATAGAAACATTTAAAGCTGTTTCCAAAAGAGACCAGTCATATTGATTGGAAGTATCTCTCAACTTTTCTATCGTTCCTGGGCCAATACCTCGCTTAGGCACATTAACGATCCGTTCAAAACTCATGTTGTCATCGGGATTGGCAATCAAGCGAAGATAAGCCAGAACGTCTTTGATTTCTTTACGATCGTAGAACTTGTGTCCTCCGACCATTTTATAAGGAATATTCGATTTTAACAAGCTGTCCTCAATAACACGCGATTGAGCATTGGTACGGTAAAGAACTGCAAAATCACCATAATTGTAATTGTTTTCTTTCATTTCTTCTTGTATCTTAGAAATAACGTAACGTGATTCGTCCCCTTCAGATTGCCCACGGTAATACGTAATTTTTTCGCCATCGTGGTTATCCGTCCAAAGTTTTTTAACTTTACGTTTTGAATTATTTCCGATCACGTCATTGGCCGCTTGTAAAATCAACTTAGTTGAGCGGTAATTTTGTTCTAGTAAAACAGTATTTGCGTCTGGATAATCTTTTTCAAAGTTCAAGATATTTTCCATATTTGCTCCGCGCCATCCATAGATACTTTGGTCAGCATCTCCAACAACACATAGGTTTTTAAATCGATCTGCCAACATATTTACTAAAGTATACTGTGCTTCATTTGTATCTTGGTACTCATCCACATGAATGTAATGAAATTTATTTTGATAGTGCTCTAATGTTTCAGAGCTTTCTTTGAATAGGCGGATAGTCAACATGATCAAATCATCAAAATCCACTGATTGGTTGCGACGTAGTTCTCTTTGGTAATCATCGTAGCAATCTGCAACAATCTTCTCAAAAAAACTTGCTGCCGTTTTACGGTAATCTTCGGGTGTCTGCAACTCATTTTTAGCGTTACTGATTTCGCCTAAGATTGCTCTAGGATTGTATTTTTTAGGATCGATATTCCGTTCTTTTAAAATTCGTTTCATTAAGGTTTGTTGTTCACCTGGATCACTGATTGTAAATGCACGCGTATAGCCTATACGATCAATGTCACGACGTAAAATACGGACACACATCGAGTGGAAAGTAGAGACCCAGACATCGTTTCCGCCTTCTTTTAAAAGACGTGCTACTCGTTCTTTCATTTCCTTAGCCGCTTTATTTGTAAATGTAATCGCTAAAATATTCCATGGGTTAACATTCTTTTCTTCAATCAGATAGGCAATACGGTGTGTTAAGACACGTGTTTTTCCGCTTCCTGCTCCGGCCATAATTAAAAGAGGTCCTTTTGTGCATACAACTGCATCTTTTTGCTTGGGATTCATCCCACTTAATAAGTCATCTCTTGATACCAATTTATTTACATCCTCTCTTCTTATAACATTCCATTTCAAATTAAAAATAGAATGTGGACTTCACCAGTCTAGCAAAAACTTTTAAAGTTTTGCATAATTTCTCAAGAATAATTTTACCACAAACCAAGCCTCTTGGAGTAGTAAATGAACAGTTTCAAATGAAGAAAGTAAAAAAGAAAAAAGACTCTAAAAAAAAGAATCTTTTTTCTTTCAACTTATTTTTTAGATTATAGGAGTTCCTAAATCCCCTGTATCGCAATTAAACTCAGCTGATTGATTAAAATCCGCACTTCTTTTCTAGCTAACGCGTACTCACTCTGTTTCAAAAAAATCAAAATCTGATTAAAATGTTTTATTTTCGTTGGTTGGCTTATCTGCAGAAAACCTTGAATTTCTTGGTCTGCTTGTCCGTTAATACTCCTAAATGTATCTAAAAATAGTGACGTTGTATATGTATTTCTAGCATACTGGTAAAAACCAGTCCAATAGTCAAATTCTATATCTGAAAAAACATCAATTTCTTTTACAAGAGTTACCCTTTTTAATTGATCAACTATCGTCTCCAAAGAATTTGTTTTAAATTGAATTTCTTTAATTTGCAAAAAGTGGAGATAATCAATTAATAGGAGTTCCATAAATTCTAAACGTTCACGAAATCCTTGCAACGAGATCTGCTTTTCACGAATTCGTATGCCTTTATTTTGTTCAATAACTATGTACCCTTCTTCTTCTAACCTCAGAAAAGCATGTCGAATCGGAGTCCGGCTAATGCCTAGCTTTTTTGACAATCCAATTTCAGTAATATGTGTTTGAGGTAACCATTGCTTGGTTAAAATTTGCTTCTTACTATATTGGTAAGCTGCTTCTTCTAGTTTTTTCGGTTTAGACATTTTACTCACCTGCCTATTTTTAGTTGCCGTTCTTTTGTCAACACAAAAAAATTAGCCTTTTTATTTTTTTATGCCTGTACCAATTATAAGATTTTTCTTATCTAACTTCAAGTCTACTTCTATACCTTTATGTATTCAACTCATTCTAACCCTTTAAAATAAAAATTTACTTAACCACTACTAAATATTTACATAGAATTTATACTAGAACGATATAATAAACTTGTTCCAAACAGAAACTATTTCTTTACTTTTTTTATAATTGTAAAGATCCCCCATCCTGAGGTCCGCTTTCTAAAGCGGACCTTCAATCATTGAAGGCCACATAAAAGACAAATTCTCATTTGTCTTTTTATTTTATTTTCTCCTCTAGTGTTACTGAAGTTTTTTTAGGCCATTTCAGCCCTCCAATGAACGTTGAACTCAATATTAACGCACCCCCAACAACTTGAATCCCACTCATTGCTTCTCCCAAAAATAGTGCTGACATTATTACTGCAGCAACTGGGTCAATGTAACTCAACAGAGCAACTGTTTGGCTCTTTAATTTTTGCATCGCTGAAAAATACAATACATAAGCTAAACCAGTATGTACGATTCCTAAAACGATAAGATAAGGAACTGACGTGATCGTTATCCCTACTACATCGAACCCTTGTGTAAAGAAGACATACGGAGCAAGTATCACAGAAGCAACCATTAGTTGAATCATTGTGCTCTCTAAACTAGTTAAATCTTTTACAAATTTATTTAACATAATCACACTTGCATATAAAATAGCTGCACCTAAGCCATAAATGATCCCAATCGAATGTGTGTGACCTCCGCTAGATTGATTGCTTGTTCCTACGACTAAAAACATTCCCAACATAGCTACCAAAATGCTTCCTACTTTATTCAGCATCCATTTTTCTTTTAGTAAAAAAGGAGAAACAACCATCACGATTACCGGGGCAAAATAATAGCTCAATGTAGCATTGGCAATTGTTGTGTAATTATAGGCTTCAAATAATAAAATCCAGTTTAAACCAATAGCTGTTCCAGAAAAAAACAATACAACTGCATTCTTTTTTAACATCCCATACGAAACTTTATTTCTCTTAAAGAGCATGAAAACCAATAAGAATAAACTCCCCAATACTCCACGGTAAAGAGCAATTTCACTTGAAGTCAATTCAATATTTTTGACCATCAACCCAATTGATCCAAATAGCAACATTGCTATCACAACTTTTACCTTTTCTATTCCCATTTTCCACCCTCCTTAATCTTCTTTTATCCGTTTTTATGTCGCCAATTCTCCTAAAAATGGTGTTAAAAAAAGCATAGGAACAATAAAGATTCCTATGCTTTTATACTTTAGTTAGTAGTTATATTACGCTAAAACTTACATAAAGAGTTATTCACCTAGACCAACTCTTTGGAAGATTTCATCTACATTTCTTAAATGATAGTTGTAATCAAAAGCATCATCAAGGTCTTCGGTCGTCAATACAGACATGATTTTTTCATCTTGTTCAAGTAAAGGACGGAATAATACTTGTTCGTCCCAAGCTATTGCTGTTTTTGGTTGGATCAAATCATATGCAGCTTCACGGCTCATGCCATTATCAATCAACTTAAGCAATACACGTTGGCTGTAAATCAATCCAAATGTTGCATCCATATTACGTTTCATGTTTTCTGGAAAAACCGTTAATTTTTCAACAATCGTTCCAAAACGGTTTAACATGTAATTTAATAAGATAGTTGAATCTGGAAGAATAATACGTTCAGCAGATGAATGAGAGATGTCACGTTCATGCCATAGAGTAACATTTTCGTATGCTGTTACCATGTGTCCTCTAATGACACGTGCTAATCCTGTTACATTTTCAGAACCAATAGGATTGCGCTTATGTGGCATAGCTGATGATCCTTTTTGGCCTTTTGCAAAAAACTCTTCAACTTCACGCGTTTCGGATTTTTGCAATCCCCGGATTTCTGTAGCAAATTTCTCAATACTTGTAGCAATTAAAGACATTGTAGCCACATATTCAGCGTGTAGATCACGTGGCAGAACTTGAGTTGAAATTTCTTGTGCTCTTGTACCTAGATTTTCACAGACATACTTTTCAACAAAAGTTGGGACATTGGCAAATGTTCCAACTGCTCCACTTATTTTTCCAGCTTCGACACCTTTTGCTGCATGTTCAAAACGCTCAATATTGCGTTTCATTTCTGAATACCAAAGAGCTAATTTCAACCCAAAAGTAGTCGGTTCAGCATGCACGCCATGAGTACGGCCCATCATAACTGTAAATTTATGTTCTTTAGCTTTTTCACCAATGACTTCAAGAATTTTTTGCAAATCTTGACGCAAAACGTCATTTACTTGTTTCAATTGGTACCCATAAGCAGTGTCCACGACATCCGTACTTGTTAATCCATAATGAACCCATTTACGTTCTTCTCCTAATGATTCGGAAACGGCACGTGTAAAAGCTACAACGTCATGTCTGGTTTCTTTTTCAATTTCTAAAATACGCTCAACTTCAAATGAAGCATTTGCACGAATCTTTTGAACATCTTCTTTTGGGATCTCTCCTAGTTCAACCCAAGCTTCAGCAGCAAGTATTTCAACTTCCAACCAAGTGTTGTAACGATTCTCCTCTGACCAAATGGCCGCCATTTCAGGTCTTGTATACCGTTCTATCATAATTATCCTAACTCCCTATTCATATATTCCTGTATCCGAAATGGTAGACAGTGTTTTTTCGATATCTTTGGTTGCTACTGTAATATGGCCTATCTTTTGCCCTTTTTCTGGGTTTTCTTTGCCATAATAATAAAAGTTCCAATCCGGCTTTAATTGAATTTGGACCTTTGCTGCTGCTTCATTTTCACTTAAAATAGTCACAGTGACTGCTGGGGTAATTAACTCAATTTCAGGTAATGGCCAACCGCAAATCGCACGAATATGGGCATCATATTGCGACATAGAACAGGCTTCAATACTATAGTTTCCTGAGTGATGAGGTCTTGGAATCACTTCATTTACATAAAGTGTACCACTGGAAGTGATAAACAGTTCAATTCCTAACACCCCTATCAATTCAAACTTTTCAGCAACAGCTCTAGCGATGCGTTCTATTTCTTCTTCAACATACTGATTCACTCGAGCTGGAACGATACTTTCCTGTAAAATTGAATTTCGATGGATATTTTCTGATACTGGAAAAACGACTACTTCATTAGCATGATTTCGTGCAACCATGACAGATAATTCCCGTTCAAACGGTATCCAAGCTTCCATTACACATGTACCCATTTTCAATAGATAAATTGCTTTTGGAATATCTTCTTCACTTTGAAGAACAAAACGATCTTTTTCATTATGTCGTTCATTAATGGTCTTCAATACACAAGGAAATCCAATCCCGTCTATTGCTCCTTTAATGTCTTCCACTGTAACGATTGTGGCATAAGGGGCCAAATTGATATTGCTGGCTTCTAAATAAGCTTTTTCTAATAATCGATCTTGAGTAATAGACAATAAATCAGCACCTTGTGGAACAGATACTGTCTTTTTCATTCTTATTATTGAATTTGCATCAATCGTGTCACATTCATATGTAACTACATCGCATTTCATTGCAAAATCCATCAATGCTTTTTGATTATCAAATGAAGCAATTATTTGCCAATCTGCAACCTGAGCTGCTGGACACCCTTTTTCAGGATCCAATACACCTATCCGATAGCCCATTTTTTTAGCAGATAAAGCTAACATGCGTGCTATTTCTCCGCCACCAATGATCCCAATCATTTTCCCTGGACTAATTAGATTAGACAAAACTATCACTACCTTCTAAAACTATTTGTTTTATTTTTTTGCTTCTCATTCCTAGTT
Proteins encoded in this window:
- the purB gene encoding adenylosuccinate lyase; its protein translation is MIERYTRPEMAAIWSEENRYNTWLEVEILAAEAWVELGEIPKEDVQKIRANASFEVERILEIEKETRHDVVAFTRAVSESLGEERKWVHYGLTSTDVVDTAYGYQLKQVNDVLRQDLQKILEVIGEKAKEHKFTVMMGRTHGVHAEPTTFGLKLALWYSEMKRNIERFEHAAKGVEAGKISGAVGTFANVPTFVEKYVCENLGTRAQEISTQVLPRDLHAEYVATMSLIATSIEKFATEIRGLQKSETREVEEFFAKGQKGSSAMPHKRNPIGSENVTGLARVIRGHMVTAYENVTLWHERDISHSSAERIILPDSTILLNYMLNRFGTIVEKLTVFPENMKRNMDATFGLIYSQRVLLKLIDNGMSREAAYDLIQPKTAIAWDEQVLFRPLLEQDEKIMSVLTTEDLDDAFDYNYHLRNVDEIFQRVGLGE
- the purK gene encoding 5-(carboxyamino)imidazole ribonucleotide synthase, which produces MIVLSNLISPGKMIGIIGGGEIARMLALSAKKMGYRIGVLDPEKGCPAAQVADWQIIASFDNQKALMDFAMKCDVVTYECDTIDANSIIRMKKTVSVPQGADLLSITQDRLLEKAYLEASNINLAPYATIVTVEDIKGAIDGIGFPCVLKTINERHNEKDRFVLQSEEDIPKAIYLLKMGTCVMEAWIPFERELSVMVARNHANEVVVFPVSENIHRNSILQESIVPARVNQYVEEEIERIARAVAEKFELIGVLGIELFITSSGTLYVNEVIPRPHHSGNYSIEACSMSQYDAHIRAICGWPLPEIELITPAVTVTILSENEAAAKVQIQLKPDWNFYYYGKENPEKGQKIGHITVATKDIEKTLSTISDTGIYE